The segment GAGCcgggctgcaggaaggaggcGCTGGGCAGCTGCTTGAAGAAGTGCCGGAGGCTGGTCAAGTCCCTGGTGAGCTGCTCGATCTTCTTGTGCAGCTTCTCGTTCTCGGCcgacagctccagcagcttctgctgcatctCCTGGTTGCGCCGCTTCGCCTTGTCGCGGCTCTTGCGCACCGCGATGTTGTTGCGCTCCCGGCGCTGCCGGTACTCGGGGCTAAACCTGTCCACACACTTCTTGCTGCTGCGCTCCTTCCCGCCGATAGCCGCCGCCGCTGGGACGCCCTGCGCCGACCCGGGCACGGAGCCGGCGGCGGGGCCCGGGGAGCGGGTGCTGCAACTGGACGGGGAGCTGCTGCCCGGCGGCTCAGGGGAGGTGGGCGGCGTGGGCTGCCCGCTCAGGTTCATGATGGTCTGGGCGCAGGTGGCGATTTGCGAGGGCAGAAGCGAGGAGGAGAGGTCGCTGTCGCTCCAGTCCGGCTCCTGCTTCAGGGCGCcgcgggaggaggaggaggaggaggaagaggaggaggaggaggcggtgCGGGGCTCGGCGCCCAGCAGGGTGGTCATGGCAGCGCCGAGGTCCTTGGCGGGGTCGCGACCGGCGCCGCCGCCCGGCGGCAAATACTCGCCGTAGTCCCCGCCCCGCTCGGGCTTGTGGTTGCTGTTGAAGAGGTCGGCGAAGAGCTCGTCGTTGCAGAGCTCCAAGTTGGGCACGGCCGACATGGAGTCAATGTAGGAGCTGAAGTCGATGGCGCTCTCGTCCTCGTACATTGCCGGGGCGGCGGCGCTCAGCTCCGCCAAATTGGTGCCGCTGCCCCCCAGGCCGCCGCCCGCCTCTTCGCCGCTCATCCCGCAGCCGCCGCGGGCTCCCGGCTTGCAGGCGGGACCCGGCCCGCCGCCGCTTCCCACCTTGGCGTCGTAGAAGTTGGCGGGCTCCAGGCACCAGCTCTTATAGCATGCCGGGGAGTCCAGGCTGTAGAGAGCGGCGGCGCTCATGGGAGAGCGGGACGCGGCGCCGCACGGCCGCGACTCAGGGGCTCCTGGCCACAGGCACCAACCGCCGGTCCGCGACGAGCGCAGCTCCAGCCTCCGTCGCGGGCAGGTGGGGagcggggctgctgctgctacgCTGTCGGTACTGTTGCTAATACTGCTGCTACTGCCGGTGATGACACCGGTGCTCTTGCTGCTACCCTGCCGTCGCCTCCCCGAGGGGGCCGATACGGGCTCGGGTCACGCCGTTCTCGGCGAGAAGCAAGCGGGGATAGCACAAGGCGTCTCTGAACCTGGGAGCGAAGCGCCCGCTCAGTCCCTTCTTATACGGCGCCGGCCCCGCCTCCTGCCCCAGTGACGGGGAGCGAGTATTCCCGGCACCCCCGGGGACCCGGGGGCGGGAGCGGGTGGGGTGCACGGCCGCGGAGGCAGGGCTCCTGTCGCGGAGAGCTGCCACCTCCCGGTAGAGGGTGGCCGCGGTCGGGGGTGGCCCTCCCGTGGAGGATGGCACGGTGCGGGGAGTGGGCAGGCGCCCAAAAGGACACCCGTCCGGAAAGGACTGCCCCGGTGCCCGTACCGATCCCCGTTCCCCCTGCAGTGTTCCCACTAAGAGttaattttcccttttcctggCTTATTTCCTCTCGGGCCAGCGGAAGGGCCGGCTCATTTACCCCCACGCcgcattcccccccccccccactcactTCCCTTGCAGTGCCCTGGATGAAGCGATCCGGGAGGGATGCTCCTACCCACgcgtgtccctgggcatggcccTAGCGCCCTCCCGAGGCCCCGCTCCCCGTTGGTGCCGGAGTGTCCCGCTTAGACTTCTTAGTGCAGGGCACTCTGGTGGGAAGGCATCTGTAAGGCATCCTTAGCTGCTCCTTAAAATTCAGGGCAAGGAATTAGGCATGGcacacacaccaccaccacccccttcCCTGCATCCACAGAACTACTGCTACTAAACTGGCAAGTGTCAGCCAAATAAAGACATTTTCATTTGAACTAAGCGAAATGTGTGCGTTTGCTCATTGCCTAATGCGTTGTAAGCCCCTGACTGCACCCTCGGCTGCCCCAGTGACCGGATTACAAAAGAATCACTTTTTTtcgtattaaaaaaaaaaataaatctattttAAGGTTTatttacttcccccccccccccgcccccccttcttcttctccagaagaCACAGCTAGATTTATGACACTTCACAGCGCTAGTCCAGCCGCCGGGTTTGCAGCCCGGCTCTCGGCTAACACTGCTGGCCCCAAGCTGTGTCCCACTGAGCGCTGTGCCTCTGGCTCCAAGGTGGCTTTCTGGGGACCGCGGGTACGTGCCGGGGCTGCCGCCTCGCTCCGGGCAAGGCTCCATCTGCCGCTACCGCAGCTGTTGCAGTAACGCAGCTGTTTATTGACGGGGTGTGGATTTTAACATAAATAGTTGGGACAGGACTGGTACATGCTCTCCCTtaggctggcagctcctggtgaGATAGGGTAAGTGTGCTCTGCCTGGCAGGTGAGGAGGTTTCGCACAGAGGGGCTTGGCTTGGCTGGTAGCTCTGGTGCTGCAGTTAACCACACAGTCATGCTGTGCTTAAATAAACTTAATCGAATTTGCTCACTAGAGGCTTGGAcgtgtgttcaggtttgggtgcctcactacaagaaggactttgaggtgctggagcagggcagagaagggcgacaaaggctggtgaagggtctagagaccTTAtgaggaactgggattgttttgtctggagaagaggaggctgaaggggagacctctttgctgtctatagctccctgaaaagaggttggagtgaggtgggggttggtctcttctccctagtatcaggtgatagcatgagaggtttagattggctctcaggaaaaaaagtctttactgaaagagtgggcaggcattggagcaggctgtccagggaggtggtggccttgctgtctctggagatgttcaagaatgTGTAGttatggcactctgggacatgtttTAATGAGCATGATGAGGTctttggtggttggacttgatgatcttagagatattttccaaccaaaacaattctatgattctattatttagCAGTGTGACACACAGGGTGACAGTGGCACAAGAACTGGTTActtctttctggttttgtttgtttgtttgtttttaactgcAAACAAATTTCCACATCGTCAAAAAACAATATTGCCAAAGCCACCAGTCCTGCACAGTGCTGCTTTCCAagtatgacaccaagctagaagcaggtgtagctctgttggagggtaggagagccctgcagagggaccttgccaggctggataggtgggcagaggccaatgagatgagatttaacaaggccaagtgcagggttctacactttggccacaacaaccacaagcagcactacaggctggggccagagtggcagagagcagccaggcagagagggacctgggggtgctggtagagagtagctgaagatgaggcagcagtgcccaggtgggcaggagagccactggcatcctggcctggatcaggaacagtgtgggcagcaggacaagggaggttattctgcccctgtgctcagcactgctcaggccacccctggagtgctgtgtccagttctgggctcctcaattcaagagagatgttgcagtactggaaggtgtccacaggagggcgacaaagctgtgaggggcctggagcagagccctgtgaggagaggctgagggagctgggggtgtgcagcctgcagcagaggaggctcagggcagagctcattgctgtctgcaattccctgaagagaggctgtagccaggtggggttggtgtcttctgccaggcaaccagcaacagaacaaggggacacagcttcaagttgtgccagggcaggtctaggctggatgttaggaggaagttgttgtcagagagagtgattggcattggaatgggctgcccagggaggtggtggagtcaccgtgcctggaggtgttgaagcaaagcctggatgaggcacttagtgccatggtctagttgactggctagggctgggtgctagtttggactggatgatcttggaggtctcttccaacctggttaattctatgattccatgatttttctgccctccagcactgGGATACCTTCATGTcacacagctccacactgcctgCCCATTGCCCATCAGGGAGCtgccaccatcacctggtgcTCCTGgtgcttttttcttctctgcatgGAGTGTCAAGAGTTGGGTGCAGGGATCATAGAAAAGAAGTTCAGAAACACAAGGCAGTGACACCCACTCTCTGCTCCTCGCTCTGCCAGAGACTGTTCACTGCTGGAAGGTGACAATCTCACCTGTCACAGCCATAAAATGTGTCTTGGACAGCATCCCATTTAACATGGAACTGTGTTATGCTTTCAGCTCACTGAAGACCTCATCCCCAAAGGGCAGCTGGTTATCAGATGGTGCTGGTGTGCAACTGAGCCAGCCCAAACAGCCTCATAGCCAAACAGACTACCATGTGTCAGCCCAAAAGAGAGATCTGATTGCCCCACAGGTCACCCAGCCCCCACTGGACACCCTGACATACTGCAATTAGattctcagctccctcagtcaatAGTGACCTGCTGGGCATGGAAACTCTGTGTAAGCCCCAGTGTAAGCCACCTGTGTGACACCTAAGCCCGTCACAGGGAGTGCAGCTTTGCTTACAGTGTCTTCAGGACTTGCAGATGTGCTCAGGGCCCGTGGTCAGACCTGTTGACAGCTCTGCCGCCAGAAGCAAGCGGTGAGAGCTGTGCCCTGGAGGGCGAACCAGCAGTGCTCGGTGCTGAGCCTGAGATGTGTGACCTCAGCAGCCCACTTCGGGCAGCTGCCCCACGTCCCAGGCAGGCCGTGGGGCTCTGGGGTGGTGCTAGCCCTGCAGTAAAGCACCCAGGAACAGGTGTGTAGGTGATACATGTCCCTCACCAACACCTACTGGGCCGAAGGTAGGAAGATGTCCACACTGTATTGTTTTGTGGGGTGGATTTGCCTGGCATCTTGGCAGCTGAATCTGTTCCCATCTGCATAAGTGACTTCATGACCGGTGGAGCAGAGGCAAGCTCTGCTTCCCTTGGCTGTACTGCTGGGTGCCTGACCCTCCACATCACAGCTTGTCTTTGGGACAGAGCAGGAAGAAACATTTCAACCAGCTGAATGGCAGAATAATTCATTTTAAACCCGTTCGAGGTTCGAGCTCTCCTGTGTCTTGAACTGCTGTGTCAGTGTTTTGTCTGCCTCTTGTACTCACCTGGGCCAGGTCaatgcactgctccagcctgcagccaccCCACTGTTAGTGACTGACGAGCAAATGAAAGGATTCAGGGGCTTTTAGTTCTTCTAAACCGCACTCTGACTCCCCGGGGGTGTTTGAGCCTTAGcggtgccagcctgggctgggtttTCTCAGCTGCACCTGTGGCTGCTGAATTAACTCTTCCACACGCCCTGGAGCTCCAAGGCAGCAAAGTGCCTCGGACCCTGCACCCTTTGTTTTCTCACGCTCTTCAGAATGCTCTGAACCTTTTCTCCACGCAGGTCTTGCGTGAGTTTCCAGCAGGGCTGAAAGGTGTGAGACCAAATTCACAGCCAAGTCTTCAGCCCAACCGAATGAAAGCCTGCGTAGCACTGCTTAGGGTAAGCTTAATGGACAGCTGAAGTGAGTGTCCTGCCCTCTCCTGTCCCACTGAAGAACTAAAAAGTAAACCACAAGGCAAAGAAAGAAATCCTGTAAATGTGGAAACTGTAACCAAATCTTTTCCAGTCCCTTACAACCACTCCTCCCCAAAACCTTTTGCAGCAACAAAAAATAACCCATCCCTAGACACAGGCTTCTGGCAGCTTCTGGCAGCCTTTGGTAGCTTTGCTACTAGGTGAGTGACACCactgggtgctgtgggtggCTGCCAGATGTGACCTTCCTGTGTAGGTGCCATTTCTTACAAGCAGGTTAGCTTAAAAATGAAGTTTTGTAAAGCCCAGGCCATTTCCAAACAGTTCATGAAGTGATGGAGCAGACAGCAGACCTTCCTCTCAGTGTTTGTGAGAGGAAAAATGAAAGAGCTTTAAAGTAGCAGCAATAAATCCTTATTTTAACTCTTGGTTTGGAAAGAAATGGGAAGTTTGCTGGAAAGTATCTCTAAATGTAGGCACTTAGGTGCCTGACTTTGGGAAGCAGCTAGCCAAATGCTTCAGCATGAAGCCAGGAGAGCTGTAGGAAACTCATTCCACAGCTAAAGGCAAGCCCAAGTCATTGCTCTTGTGGAGAACCCATAGGGTCTGTTTTGTCCCCAAACATGTGCTGGTGGTGTACCCCACGCTGCCCACAGGCACCTTGAGACAACATCCAACTAGGGAAAAATCCTGAGCACAAGTAGCATGCAGGAACCCCTTTATcagctgggaaagctgcaggctgcagctgcagagctttcctGTGTTATTTTTAGTCAGAGGGAAACTGCAGGATTGACAGGGGTGGTGAGGACTAGGTTAAACATCAGGAGTGTTCTCTACATGAAGAAAAACCTACTGAGAACATAAGGTAATGGTTCACACAGCTTTTTAGGTGCAGCTAATGAATTTCCAGATCAGTGCACATCTGGTTATTTAATCCGAGGAGGAAACATTCTGCTGTACTGGTGGGGAGTTGCTGTTTTGCTTTGCATCGTGAGACCTGAAGCAGCCTGTGATTCTGAGCTGCACACCGTCTCTTCTGAAAGCTGAACGAACCCACCCCGGCGAGCACTGAGCCCAGTGCCTTCAGGCTTGCACTGCGTCGCTGTTTTCCTTGCTGCTCCACAGGCTGGCTTCAGCCTGCCCATCGCACTGCTGCATTTGACggagagcagtgctcagcagtcaggctgggggacagcagctgctctctaccGATATTGGAAGTTCTCTTCAGgctccttcagctgcacagGGAAAGCTCCATCAGGGCAAGTCCACTTGCTCCACACAGGATGTGTTTCTGCTCAGGCaaatgc is part of the Pogoniulus pusillus isolate bPogPus1 chromosome 34, bPogPus1.pri, whole genome shotgun sequence genome and harbors:
- the CEBPD gene encoding CCAAT/enhancer-binding protein delta, yielding MSAAALYSLDSPACYKSWCLEPANFYDAKVGSGGGPGPACKPGARGGCGMSGEEAGGGLGGSGTNLAELSAAAPAMYEDESAIDFSSYIDSMSAVPNLELCNDELFADLFNSNHKPERGGDYGEYLPPGGGAGRDPAKDLGAAMTTLLGAEPRTASSSSSSSSSSSSRGALKQEPDWSDSDLSSSLLPSQIATCAQTIMNLSGQPTPPTSPEPPGSSSPSSCSTRSPGPAAGSVPGSAQGVPAAAAIGGKERSSKKCVDRFSPEYRQRRERNNIAVRKSRDKAKRRNQEMQQKLLELSAENEKLHKKIEQLTRDLTSLRHFFKQLPSASFLQPGSGTDCR